In Gemmatimonadota bacterium, one genomic interval encodes:
- a CDS encoding CoA transferase, whose amino-acid sequence MSSTDTLFKDLIVIEAANVLAGPAVGMFFAELGATVIKVENIRTGGDTTRQWKLPAEDEHSDVSAYFSSVNWGKRSIGVDFSIPAGYGVIVDLVRRADVFLQSFKPGDARKFGLDYPALRGKNDRLIYADITAFGEEDERPGFDAVLQAETGFMGMNGTEASGPVKMPVALIDLLLAHQLKEALLIALIERMQSGRGSYNTVSLFQSGVASLANQAANYLVAGSVPGRTGSDHPNIAPYGTVFTTRNGDPVVLAVGTDSQFEALCEVLGMPEAAADARFATNQQRVVHRDALNALLAQRMAELERDDLLDELRARRVPAGAVRNLDEVLAQDSVEPLLLQGKRTDGVPIRGLRTITFENDAVSPPSSLDAPPAFNADRRFVLADVLGYTEERILGLQKAGAVL is encoded by the coding sequence AAGACCTGATCGTCATCGAGGCCGCGAACGTGCTCGCCGGCCCCGCCGTGGGCATGTTCTTCGCCGAACTCGGCGCTACGGTGATCAAGGTGGAGAACATCAGGACCGGCGGCGACACGACCCGTCAGTGGAAACTACCGGCCGAAGACGAGCACTCCGATGTGTCCGCTTATTTCTCTTCGGTGAACTGGGGCAAGCGGTCTATCGGCGTCGATTTCTCGATTCCGGCGGGGTACGGGGTGATCGTGGACCTGGTACGGCGCGCCGACGTGTTTCTGCAGAGTTTCAAACCGGGCGATGCCCGGAAGTTCGGGCTTGATTACCCGGCCCTGCGCGGCAAAAACGACCGGCTCATCTATGCGGATATCACCGCCTTTGGCGAGGAGGACGAGCGGCCGGGGTTCGATGCCGTCCTGCAGGCGGAAACCGGTTTCATGGGCATGAACGGTACCGAAGCGAGCGGCCCGGTCAAAATGCCGGTGGCCCTCATCGACCTGCTGCTGGCCCATCAATTGAAAGAAGCCCTGCTGATCGCCCTCATCGAACGGATGCAGTCGGGGCGGGGCTCATACAACACGGTTTCGCTGTTCCAGTCCGGCGTCGCGTCCCTCGCCAACCAGGCCGCGAACTACCTGGTGGCAGGATCCGTGCCGGGCCGTACGGGTTCCGACCACCCGAACATCGCACCGTACGGGACGGTGTTCACGACCCGAAACGGGGATCCCGTCGTGCTTGCCGTCGGCACCGACAGCCAGTTCGAGGCCCTTTGCGAGGTACTGGGCATGCCCGAAGCCGCCGCGGACGCGCGGTTCGCCACCAACCAGCAACGCGTGGTCCACCGCGACGCGCTGAACGCGCTGCTGGCGCAACGAATGGCCGAATTGGAAAGAGACGACTTGCTGGATGAGTTACGGGCGCGCAGGGTGCCGGCCGGCGCGGTCCGGAACCTGGACGAGGTCCTTGCCCAGGATTCCGTGGAACCGTTGCTGCTTCAGGGGAAGCGAACCGACGGCGTACCTATTCGCGGCCTGCGCACGATCACCTTCGAAAACGACGCCGTGTCACCGCCTTCCTCGCTGGATGCGCCTCCGGCATTCAATGCCGACCGCCGGTTTGTGCTCGCCGACGTGCTGGGATATACGGAAGAACGGATTCTGGGACTGCAAAAAGCGGGGGCGGTCCTTTAA